In Zea mays cultivar B73 chromosome 7, Zm-B73-REFERENCE-NAM-5.0, whole genome shotgun sequence, the following proteins share a genomic window:
- the LOC103633616 gene encoding uncharacterized protein — MSVGCASLAGGREIGPGLGLGDLFTEAELAVADHLVQLSGSGEGDETASGPESPRSVNTCAGVAAWEERAEVAGLGLGTMELDRRARKRCRLLSDVYAATRPVIGADAGNARKRKRGRRSATRRSVLLGSLAF, encoded by the coding sequence ATGTCCGTGGGTTGTGCGTCGCTTGCGGGCGGGCGGGAGATCGGTCCCGGTCTGGGTCTCGGGGACCTGTTCACGGAGGCAGAGCTGGCGGTGGCGGACCACCTCGTGCAGCTCAGCGGCAGCGGCGAAGGGGACGAGACGGCGTCGGGGCCGGAGTCGCCGCGGTCCGTGAACACGTGCGCGGGCGTCGCGGCGTGGGAGGAAAGAGCGGAGGTGGCCGGTCTCGGCCTGGGAACGATGGAGCTGGACAGGAGGGCGAGgaagaggtgccgcctcctgtcgGACGTCTACGCCGCCACGAGGCCGGTGATCGGCGCCGACGCGGGCAACGCCAGGAAGAGGAAGCGGGGACGTCGATCAGCTACGCGGAGATCAGTGCTACTAGGCTCTCTAGCCTTCTAG